In the genome of Vanacampus margaritifer isolate UIUO_Vmar chromosome 1, RoL_Vmar_1.0, whole genome shotgun sequence, one region contains:
- the hltf gene encoding helicase-like transcription factor isoform X1 — MVSLSAITFYGKMKSGMAFCRSWFSWDRYSELDLFTDRLDQNNTLSQAIRAAASDEPDADGNVLFGQMQGTVVGLKYYSGVVNQGEMVSLVREPNNLFDRNAIMVANIYGSQVGHIKRELAEAMAYIMDIQLAKVEGVVHSGTKNKFFMPVILSFWGKDENKSAVIQRLARYGYKLNTGANQKLYGSAAGMALNKRGVTVLLTAEELKNAFDNLFEGLLESKDGEKEAADSVATRLLPHQRQALSWMCARENKCVLPPFWEKRGELYYNTLTCFSAKEPPERVLGGILADDMGLGKTLTTIALILTKFHEGKPLPMYSRQEHSSPIKVDGAGPSGEVAQGLRSSPTHIEEYSLNRKDTAKLPEKGKRATKTTKRKCEMPLLYDDADFASTLWRYPVSPTNSFKKKKKKKVCSTLAPSYYATESSGEAVTAGATLIVCPLSVLSNWLDQFEEHVRADVKLKVYMYHGPDRNRNSRFLSSQDVVLTTYNVLAADFSGKNRTLLQDVNSPLHEINWLRVVLDEGHVVRNPNTQMSKAVLELRAERRWILSAVLCRVFVDLLDRPLQSGLVHRGGGTPIQNSVKDLWMLLAFLRLKPFDVREWWNRVIQRPVMQGDRVGLQNLQTLVKCITLRRTKSSKVDGRPLVSLPDKTVCVEQVELSAAEREEYELALNEGRNTIGRYVAEGTVLRNYADVLAILMRLRQHCCHPDLLANTTSDAGSASTPAELRKRLIEKLRVVLASGSDEECSVCLDSVRLPVITHCAHVYCRPCIAQVIGTEQESARCPLCRSDIKINELVEFPQEEMAEENGERSPGKWRTSSKIQALIGNLLRLQREDSSIKCLVVSQFTRFLTILETPLREHGFRFVRLDGTMSQKKRTQVIQEFQSGTPSSPAIMLLSLKAGGVGLNLTAASHVFLMDPAWNPATEEQCIDRCHRLGQKRKVFVTKFIVKNSVEENMVKIQKQKQDLVEAAFGSVDADRKTSRINDIKALMEL, encoded by the exons ATGGTTTCTCTCAGTGCGATCACATTTTACGGGAAGATGAAAA GCGGAATGGCTTTCTGTAGGAGCTGGTTCAGTTGGGACAGGTACAGCGAGTTGGACCTCTTCACCGACCGCTTGGACCAGAACAACACCCTCTCCCAGGCCATCCGGGCCGCCGCCTCCGATGAGCCCGACGCCGACGGCAACGTGCTGTTCGGCCAGATGCAGGGCACCGTAGTGGGCCTCAAATATTACAGCGGGGTG GTGAACCAAGGCGAAATGGTCAGCCTGGTGCGGGAGCCCAATAACCTGTTTGACCGCAACGCCATCATGGTCGCCAACATCTATGGCAGCCAAGTTGGCCACATCAAGAGGGAGCTGGCAGAAGCCATGGCGTACATCATGGACATCCAGTTGGCTAAAGTCGAAGG ggtGGTGCACTCCGGGACTAAGAACAAATTCTTCATGCCTGTCATTTTGTCCTTTTGGGGGAAGGACGAGAATAAGAGCGCCGTCATTCAGCGTTTGGCACGCTATGGGTACAAACTCAACACAG GTGCGAATCAGAAGCTGTACGGCTCAGCAGCTGGGATGGCTTTGAATAAAAGAGGCGTGACCGTCCTGCTAACGGCAGAGGAG TTGAAGAACGCCTTTGACAACCTCTTCGAAGGCCTGCTAGAGAGTAAAGACGGTGAAAAGGAAGCAGCTGAC TCTGTGGCCACTCGCCTACTGCCCCACCAGCGGCAAGCGCTGTCGTGGATGTGCGCCCGCGAGAACAAGTGTGTGCTGCCGCCCTTCTGGGAGAAGCGCGGCGAGCTGTACTACAACACCCTGACGTGCTTCTCGGCCAAGGAACCGCCCGAGAGGGTCCTCGGCGGGATACTGGCAGATGACATGGGACTG GGGAAAACGCTGACCACCATCGCGTTGATCCTCACCAAATTCCACGAGGGAAAGCCCCTACCCATGTACAGTCGC caGGAGCACTCTTCGCCTATAAAAG TGGATGGAGCCGGACCGAGTGGCGAGGTGGCTCAAGGTCTACGCTCAAGCCC GACCCACATTGAGGAATACTCACTAAATCGAAAGGACACAGCAAAGCTGCCAGAGAAAG GCAAAAGAGCGACAAAAACCACCAAGCGAAAATGCG AGATGCCGCTGTTGTACGACGATGCCGACTTCGCCTCAACACTGTGGCGGTACCCGGTGTCGCCGACAAATTCgttcaagaagaaaaagaagaagaaggtctGCTCCACACTGG CTCCCAGTTACTACGCCACAGAAAGCTCTGGCGAAGCCGTAACGGCAGGGGCCACTCTCATCGTATGTCCGCTGTCGGTGCTCAGCAATTGGCTG GACCAGTTTGAGGAGCACGTGCGAGCCGACGTCAAGCTGAAAGTGTACATGTACCACGGCCCCGACCGCAACAGAAACAGCCGCTTCCTGTCGTCTCAGGACGTGGTGCTCACCACTTACAACGTGCTCGCCGCCGACTTCTCG GGTAAGAACAGGACTCTTCTGCAAGACGTCAACAGTCCCCTGCATGAAATCAACTGGTTGAGGGTGGTGCTAGACGAGGGCCACGTGGTCCGGAACCCCAACACGCAGATGAGCAAGGCCGTTCTGGAACTCAGGGCCGAGCGACGCTGGATTCTGTCCG CTGTTCTTTGCCGAGTATTTGTTGACTTGCTAGACAGACCGCTGCAATCTGGATTAGTCCACCGTGGCGGAG gCACGCCCATCCAGAACAGCGTGAAGGACTTGTGGATGCTGCTGGCCTTCCTGCGCCTCAAGCCCTTCGACGTGAGGGAGTGGTGGAATCGAGTCATCCAGAGGCCCGTGATGCAAGGAGACAGAGTCGGCCTGCA GAACCTCCAGACGCTGGTGAAGTGCATCACACTGCGCCGCACCAAGAGCAGCAAAGTCGATGGTCGCCCGCTGGTGTCGCTGCCAGACAAGACCGTATGCGTGGAGCAGGTGGAGCTCAGCGCCGCAGAGCGAGAGGAGTACGAGCTGGCACTCAATGAAGGAAGAAACACCATCGGCAG ATATGTTGCTGAAGGCACAGTTTTGAGGAATTACGCAGACGTCCTGGCCATCCTGATGAGGCTGCGACAGCATTGCTGCCACCCTGACCTGCTGGCTAACACCACCTCAGATGCAG GCTCGGCGTCCACGCCAGCTGAGCTACGCAAGCGTCTGATCGAGAAGCTGCGTGTGGTGCTGGCCAGCGGCTCAGACGAGGAGTGCTCCGTGTGTCTCGACTCGGTGCGCCTGCCCGTCATCACGCACTGCGCCCACGTCTACTGCCGCCCATGCATAGCACAGGTCATCGGCACCGAGCAG GAGAGCGCTCGCTGCCCCTTGTGTCGGAGTGACATCAAGATCAACGAGCTGGTGGAGTTCCCGCAGGAAGAGATGGCGGAAGAGAACGGAGAAAGAAGTCCTGGCAAGTGGAGGACTAGCTCCAAG atCCAAGCGCTGATTGGCAACCTGCTCCGCCTGCAACGTGAAGACAGCAGCATCAAATGTCTGGTGGTCTCGCAATTCACTCGCTTCCTCACCATCCTGGAGACGCCGCTCAG GGAGCACGGCTTCAGGTTTGTGCGCCTGGACGGCACTATGAGCCAAAAGAAGCGCACCCAGGTGATCCAAGAATTCCAGAGTGGGACCCCGAGCAGCCCGGCCATCATGCTGCTGTCGCTCAAAGCCGGGGGGGTGGGACTCAACCTCACCGCCGCCTCCCATGTCTTCCTCATGGATCCC GCTTGGAACCCAGCTACAGAGGAGCAATGCATCGACCGCTGCCACCGTCTGGGTCAGAAGAGAAAAGTCTTTGTCACCAAG TTCATCGTGAAGAACTCTGTGGAGGAGAACATGGTGAAGATCCAGAAGCAGAAGCAGGACCTGGTGGAGGCGGCGTTCGGCTCTGTGGACGCCGACCGCAAGACGTCGCGCATCAATGACATCAAGGCGCTCATGGAGTTGTAG
- the hltf gene encoding helicase-like transcription factor isoform X4 gives MVSLSAITFYGKMKSGMAFCRSWFSWDRYSELDLFTDRLDQNNTLSQAIRAAASDEPDADGNVLFGQMQGTVVGLKYYSGVVNQGEMVSLVREPNNLFDRNAIMVANIYGSQVGHIKRELAEAMAYIMDIQLAKVEGVVHSGTKNKFFMPVILSFWGKDENKSAVIQRLARYGYKLNTGANQKLYGSAAGMALNKRGVTVLLTAEELKNAFDNLFEGLLESKDGEKEAADSVATRLLPHQRQALSWMCARENKCVLPPFWEKRGELYYNTLTCFSAKEPPERVLGGILADDMGLGKTLTTIALILTKFHEGKPLPMYSRQEHSSPIKVDGAGPSGEVAQGLRSSPTHIEEYSLNRKDTAKLPEKGKRATKTTKRKCEMPLLYDDADFASTLWRYPVSPTNSFKKKKKKKVCSTLAPSYYATESSGEAVTAGATLIVCPLSVLSNWLDQFEEHVRADVKLKVYMYHGPDRNRNSRFLSSQDVVLTTYNVLAADFSGKNRTLLQDVNSPLHEINWLRVVLDEGHVVRNPNTQMSKAVLELRAERRWILSGTPIQNSVKDLWMLLAFLRLKPFDVREWWNRVIQRPVMQGDRVGLQNLQTLVKCITLRRTKSSKVDGRPLVSLPDKTVCVEQVELSAAEREEYELALNEGRNTIGRYVAEGTVLRNYADVLAILMRLRQHCCHPDLLANTTSDAGSASTPAELRKRLIEKLRVVLASGSDEECSVCLDSVRLPVITHCAHVYCRPCIAQVIGTEQESARCPLCRSDIKINELVEFPQEEMAEENGERSPGKWRTSSKIQALIGNLLRLQREDSSIKCLVVSQFTRFLTILETPLREHGFRFVRLDGTMSQKKRTQVIQEFQSGTPSSPAIMLLSLKAGGVGLNLTAASHVFLMDPAWNPATEEQCIDRCHRLGQKRKVFVTKFIVKNSVEENMVKIQKQKQDLVEAAFGSVDADRKTSRINDIKALMEL, from the exons ATGGTTTCTCTCAGTGCGATCACATTTTACGGGAAGATGAAAA GCGGAATGGCTTTCTGTAGGAGCTGGTTCAGTTGGGACAGGTACAGCGAGTTGGACCTCTTCACCGACCGCTTGGACCAGAACAACACCCTCTCCCAGGCCATCCGGGCCGCCGCCTCCGATGAGCCCGACGCCGACGGCAACGTGCTGTTCGGCCAGATGCAGGGCACCGTAGTGGGCCTCAAATATTACAGCGGGGTG GTGAACCAAGGCGAAATGGTCAGCCTGGTGCGGGAGCCCAATAACCTGTTTGACCGCAACGCCATCATGGTCGCCAACATCTATGGCAGCCAAGTTGGCCACATCAAGAGGGAGCTGGCAGAAGCCATGGCGTACATCATGGACATCCAGTTGGCTAAAGTCGAAGG ggtGGTGCACTCCGGGACTAAGAACAAATTCTTCATGCCTGTCATTTTGTCCTTTTGGGGGAAGGACGAGAATAAGAGCGCCGTCATTCAGCGTTTGGCACGCTATGGGTACAAACTCAACACAG GTGCGAATCAGAAGCTGTACGGCTCAGCAGCTGGGATGGCTTTGAATAAAAGAGGCGTGACCGTCCTGCTAACGGCAGAGGAG TTGAAGAACGCCTTTGACAACCTCTTCGAAGGCCTGCTAGAGAGTAAAGACGGTGAAAAGGAAGCAGCTGAC TCTGTGGCCACTCGCCTACTGCCCCACCAGCGGCAAGCGCTGTCGTGGATGTGCGCCCGCGAGAACAAGTGTGTGCTGCCGCCCTTCTGGGAGAAGCGCGGCGAGCTGTACTACAACACCCTGACGTGCTTCTCGGCCAAGGAACCGCCCGAGAGGGTCCTCGGCGGGATACTGGCAGATGACATGGGACTG GGGAAAACGCTGACCACCATCGCGTTGATCCTCACCAAATTCCACGAGGGAAAGCCCCTACCCATGTACAGTCGC caGGAGCACTCTTCGCCTATAAAAG TGGATGGAGCCGGACCGAGTGGCGAGGTGGCTCAAGGTCTACGCTCAAGCCC GACCCACATTGAGGAATACTCACTAAATCGAAAGGACACAGCAAAGCTGCCAGAGAAAG GCAAAAGAGCGACAAAAACCACCAAGCGAAAATGCG AGATGCCGCTGTTGTACGACGATGCCGACTTCGCCTCAACACTGTGGCGGTACCCGGTGTCGCCGACAAATTCgttcaagaagaaaaagaagaagaaggtctGCTCCACACTGG CTCCCAGTTACTACGCCACAGAAAGCTCTGGCGAAGCCGTAACGGCAGGGGCCACTCTCATCGTATGTCCGCTGTCGGTGCTCAGCAATTGGCTG GACCAGTTTGAGGAGCACGTGCGAGCCGACGTCAAGCTGAAAGTGTACATGTACCACGGCCCCGACCGCAACAGAAACAGCCGCTTCCTGTCGTCTCAGGACGTGGTGCTCACCACTTACAACGTGCTCGCCGCCGACTTCTCG GGTAAGAACAGGACTCTTCTGCAAGACGTCAACAGTCCCCTGCATGAAATCAACTGGTTGAGGGTGGTGCTAGACGAGGGCCACGTGGTCCGGAACCCCAACACGCAGATGAGCAAGGCCGTTCTGGAACTCAGGGCCGAGCGACGCTGGATTCTGTCCG gCACGCCCATCCAGAACAGCGTGAAGGACTTGTGGATGCTGCTGGCCTTCCTGCGCCTCAAGCCCTTCGACGTGAGGGAGTGGTGGAATCGAGTCATCCAGAGGCCCGTGATGCAAGGAGACAGAGTCGGCCTGCA GAACCTCCAGACGCTGGTGAAGTGCATCACACTGCGCCGCACCAAGAGCAGCAAAGTCGATGGTCGCCCGCTGGTGTCGCTGCCAGACAAGACCGTATGCGTGGAGCAGGTGGAGCTCAGCGCCGCAGAGCGAGAGGAGTACGAGCTGGCACTCAATGAAGGAAGAAACACCATCGGCAG ATATGTTGCTGAAGGCACAGTTTTGAGGAATTACGCAGACGTCCTGGCCATCCTGATGAGGCTGCGACAGCATTGCTGCCACCCTGACCTGCTGGCTAACACCACCTCAGATGCAG GCTCGGCGTCCACGCCAGCTGAGCTACGCAAGCGTCTGATCGAGAAGCTGCGTGTGGTGCTGGCCAGCGGCTCAGACGAGGAGTGCTCCGTGTGTCTCGACTCGGTGCGCCTGCCCGTCATCACGCACTGCGCCCACGTCTACTGCCGCCCATGCATAGCACAGGTCATCGGCACCGAGCAG GAGAGCGCTCGCTGCCCCTTGTGTCGGAGTGACATCAAGATCAACGAGCTGGTGGAGTTCCCGCAGGAAGAGATGGCGGAAGAGAACGGAGAAAGAAGTCCTGGCAAGTGGAGGACTAGCTCCAAG atCCAAGCGCTGATTGGCAACCTGCTCCGCCTGCAACGTGAAGACAGCAGCATCAAATGTCTGGTGGTCTCGCAATTCACTCGCTTCCTCACCATCCTGGAGACGCCGCTCAG GGAGCACGGCTTCAGGTTTGTGCGCCTGGACGGCACTATGAGCCAAAAGAAGCGCACCCAGGTGATCCAAGAATTCCAGAGTGGGACCCCGAGCAGCCCGGCCATCATGCTGCTGTCGCTCAAAGCCGGGGGGGTGGGACTCAACCTCACCGCCGCCTCCCATGTCTTCCTCATGGATCCC GCTTGGAACCCAGCTACAGAGGAGCAATGCATCGACCGCTGCCACCGTCTGGGTCAGAAGAGAAAAGTCTTTGTCACCAAG TTCATCGTGAAGAACTCTGTGGAGGAGAACATGGTGAAGATCCAGAAGCAGAAGCAGGACCTGGTGGAGGCGGCGTTCGGCTCTGTGGACGCCGACCGCAAGACGTCGCGCATCAATGACATCAAGGCGCTCATGGAGTTGTAG
- the hltf gene encoding helicase-like transcription factor isoform X2, with the protein MVSLSAITFYGKMKSGMAFCRSWFSWDRYSELDLFTDRLDQNNTLSQAIRAAASDEPDADGNVLFGQMQGTVVGLKYYSGVVNQGEMVSLVREPNNLFDRNAIMVANIYGSQVGHIKRELAEAMAYIMDIQLAKVEGVVHSGTKNKFFMPVILSFWGKDENKSAVIQRLARYGYKLNTGANQKLYGSAAGMALNKRGVTVLLTAEELKNAFDNLFEGLLESKDGEKEAADSVATRLLPHQRQALSWMCARENKCVLPPFWEKRGELYYNTLTCFSAKEPPERVLGGILADDMGLGKTLTTIALILTKFHEGKPLPMYSREHSSPIKVDGAGPSGEVAQGLRSSPTHIEEYSLNRKDTAKLPEKGKRATKTTKRKCEMPLLYDDADFASTLWRYPVSPTNSFKKKKKKKVCSTLAPSYYATESSGEAVTAGATLIVCPLSVLSNWLDQFEEHVRADVKLKVYMYHGPDRNRNSRFLSSQDVVLTTYNVLAADFSGKNRTLLQDVNSPLHEINWLRVVLDEGHVVRNPNTQMSKAVLELRAERRWILSAVLCRVFVDLLDRPLQSGLVHRGGGTPIQNSVKDLWMLLAFLRLKPFDVREWWNRVIQRPVMQGDRVGLQNLQTLVKCITLRRTKSSKVDGRPLVSLPDKTVCVEQVELSAAEREEYELALNEGRNTIGRYVAEGTVLRNYADVLAILMRLRQHCCHPDLLANTTSDAGSASTPAELRKRLIEKLRVVLASGSDEECSVCLDSVRLPVITHCAHVYCRPCIAQVIGTEQESARCPLCRSDIKINELVEFPQEEMAEENGERSPGKWRTSSKIQALIGNLLRLQREDSSIKCLVVSQFTRFLTILETPLREHGFRFVRLDGTMSQKKRTQVIQEFQSGTPSSPAIMLLSLKAGGVGLNLTAASHVFLMDPAWNPATEEQCIDRCHRLGQKRKVFVTKFIVKNSVEENMVKIQKQKQDLVEAAFGSVDADRKTSRINDIKALMEL; encoded by the exons ATGGTTTCTCTCAGTGCGATCACATTTTACGGGAAGATGAAAA GCGGAATGGCTTTCTGTAGGAGCTGGTTCAGTTGGGACAGGTACAGCGAGTTGGACCTCTTCACCGACCGCTTGGACCAGAACAACACCCTCTCCCAGGCCATCCGGGCCGCCGCCTCCGATGAGCCCGACGCCGACGGCAACGTGCTGTTCGGCCAGATGCAGGGCACCGTAGTGGGCCTCAAATATTACAGCGGGGTG GTGAACCAAGGCGAAATGGTCAGCCTGGTGCGGGAGCCCAATAACCTGTTTGACCGCAACGCCATCATGGTCGCCAACATCTATGGCAGCCAAGTTGGCCACATCAAGAGGGAGCTGGCAGAAGCCATGGCGTACATCATGGACATCCAGTTGGCTAAAGTCGAAGG ggtGGTGCACTCCGGGACTAAGAACAAATTCTTCATGCCTGTCATTTTGTCCTTTTGGGGGAAGGACGAGAATAAGAGCGCCGTCATTCAGCGTTTGGCACGCTATGGGTACAAACTCAACACAG GTGCGAATCAGAAGCTGTACGGCTCAGCAGCTGGGATGGCTTTGAATAAAAGAGGCGTGACCGTCCTGCTAACGGCAGAGGAG TTGAAGAACGCCTTTGACAACCTCTTCGAAGGCCTGCTAGAGAGTAAAGACGGTGAAAAGGAAGCAGCTGAC TCTGTGGCCACTCGCCTACTGCCCCACCAGCGGCAAGCGCTGTCGTGGATGTGCGCCCGCGAGAACAAGTGTGTGCTGCCGCCCTTCTGGGAGAAGCGCGGCGAGCTGTACTACAACACCCTGACGTGCTTCTCGGCCAAGGAACCGCCCGAGAGGGTCCTCGGCGGGATACTGGCAGATGACATGGGACTG GGGAAAACGCTGACCACCATCGCGTTGATCCTCACCAAATTCCACGAGGGAAAGCCCCTACCCATGTACAGTCGC GAGCACTCTTCGCCTATAAAAG TGGATGGAGCCGGACCGAGTGGCGAGGTGGCTCAAGGTCTACGCTCAAGCCC GACCCACATTGAGGAATACTCACTAAATCGAAAGGACACAGCAAAGCTGCCAGAGAAAG GCAAAAGAGCGACAAAAACCACCAAGCGAAAATGCG AGATGCCGCTGTTGTACGACGATGCCGACTTCGCCTCAACACTGTGGCGGTACCCGGTGTCGCCGACAAATTCgttcaagaagaaaaagaagaagaaggtctGCTCCACACTGG CTCCCAGTTACTACGCCACAGAAAGCTCTGGCGAAGCCGTAACGGCAGGGGCCACTCTCATCGTATGTCCGCTGTCGGTGCTCAGCAATTGGCTG GACCAGTTTGAGGAGCACGTGCGAGCCGACGTCAAGCTGAAAGTGTACATGTACCACGGCCCCGACCGCAACAGAAACAGCCGCTTCCTGTCGTCTCAGGACGTGGTGCTCACCACTTACAACGTGCTCGCCGCCGACTTCTCG GGTAAGAACAGGACTCTTCTGCAAGACGTCAACAGTCCCCTGCATGAAATCAACTGGTTGAGGGTGGTGCTAGACGAGGGCCACGTGGTCCGGAACCCCAACACGCAGATGAGCAAGGCCGTTCTGGAACTCAGGGCCGAGCGACGCTGGATTCTGTCCG CTGTTCTTTGCCGAGTATTTGTTGACTTGCTAGACAGACCGCTGCAATCTGGATTAGTCCACCGTGGCGGAG gCACGCCCATCCAGAACAGCGTGAAGGACTTGTGGATGCTGCTGGCCTTCCTGCGCCTCAAGCCCTTCGACGTGAGGGAGTGGTGGAATCGAGTCATCCAGAGGCCCGTGATGCAAGGAGACAGAGTCGGCCTGCA GAACCTCCAGACGCTGGTGAAGTGCATCACACTGCGCCGCACCAAGAGCAGCAAAGTCGATGGTCGCCCGCTGGTGTCGCTGCCAGACAAGACCGTATGCGTGGAGCAGGTGGAGCTCAGCGCCGCAGAGCGAGAGGAGTACGAGCTGGCACTCAATGAAGGAAGAAACACCATCGGCAG ATATGTTGCTGAAGGCACAGTTTTGAGGAATTACGCAGACGTCCTGGCCATCCTGATGAGGCTGCGACAGCATTGCTGCCACCCTGACCTGCTGGCTAACACCACCTCAGATGCAG GCTCGGCGTCCACGCCAGCTGAGCTACGCAAGCGTCTGATCGAGAAGCTGCGTGTGGTGCTGGCCAGCGGCTCAGACGAGGAGTGCTCCGTGTGTCTCGACTCGGTGCGCCTGCCCGTCATCACGCACTGCGCCCACGTCTACTGCCGCCCATGCATAGCACAGGTCATCGGCACCGAGCAG GAGAGCGCTCGCTGCCCCTTGTGTCGGAGTGACATCAAGATCAACGAGCTGGTGGAGTTCCCGCAGGAAGAGATGGCGGAAGAGAACGGAGAAAGAAGTCCTGGCAAGTGGAGGACTAGCTCCAAG atCCAAGCGCTGATTGGCAACCTGCTCCGCCTGCAACGTGAAGACAGCAGCATCAAATGTCTGGTGGTCTCGCAATTCACTCGCTTCCTCACCATCCTGGAGACGCCGCTCAG GGAGCACGGCTTCAGGTTTGTGCGCCTGGACGGCACTATGAGCCAAAAGAAGCGCACCCAGGTGATCCAAGAATTCCAGAGTGGGACCCCGAGCAGCCCGGCCATCATGCTGCTGTCGCTCAAAGCCGGGGGGGTGGGACTCAACCTCACCGCCGCCTCCCATGTCTTCCTCATGGATCCC GCTTGGAACCCAGCTACAGAGGAGCAATGCATCGACCGCTGCCACCGTCTGGGTCAGAAGAGAAAAGTCTTTGTCACCAAG TTCATCGTGAAGAACTCTGTGGAGGAGAACATGGTGAAGATCCAGAAGCAGAAGCAGGACCTGGTGGAGGCGGCGTTCGGCTCTGTGGACGCCGACCGCAAGACGTCGCGCATCAATGACATCAAGGCGCTCATGGAGTTGTAG